The window CTCCCTTTTCCAAATCCTCCCGGATCTCCACAAGACCGTTTACGATCTTATCCCTGTCTTCTGCCGTGAGAATTCCCTGTTTTGCCAGCATCCTCACATGAGCGATGCTGCCTTCAATATCCTGATGATAGAATTTTTGGTCAAATGATATGGATGCATTAAAGTTGTGAACCAGCTGATTGGTTTCTTTTGTGAAGCGTCCGCCCCATAGTTTCATAATTAAAATCTCCTCTTTCCTTTATTCTGGCGAAGGCGGCGGGCCGAGGCCAGGCTTGCCTGACTTTGGCGGCTGCCCACGGAGTCAAATACCCGTGTGCTTCCTGCGAAGTATTTAACTTGTAGAATGAACCCGCATGGGCCTGCGCTTTTTCCTTTTAACTGCGGATATACCTGCAAGGGCCAGCAGAATAACCACACTTCCTGCCGTAATGATACCGCCTGTTTTCAATCCCTGAGGCATATATTCCAAAGAAATATCATGGGTTCCTGCAGTCATATGCACACTTAAAAACGTATCAAATATCTTATAAGGCTCCACTGCTTTCCCGTCAACCTTAACGGTCCAGCCTTTATCATAGGGAATACTTAAAAACAGCAGCCCTGCCTTTTCGGCTTCAACAGTCCCCTGTATCTGGGTATCCGTCCACTTTGTGAGCTTCATGGAATTCTTGTTCAAAATATTGTATACCGATTCCAGTCCCTCTGGCAGGAAACGGTAGGCAGCAGCTACCAGGTCCTGATCATTGTCATCGTTTTTCAAGGTAATCTCTTCCCCGGCTTTTAAATATCCCAGTTCCAGCATATATCCCCGGCTTATATTGTCAAAGCTTTTGGTCCGCTCTCCTAACTGAGCATTTACCTTTTCCACCTTTTTATTGCTGACGTATACATAATAGTCTCCATCCGCCTCCGGTGTAAAGGTAAAGCTGGTTCCCGAGATTTCACTTGGAATTTCAGAAAGCACCGGGCTGGCTCCCAGCACCACGGAAAGATCATTCTGAACCTCAGCCGGGTTTGTACGGTCCAGCTGCCAATTGTTCTCAAGGTCATAGGGAACCATAAAGCCCAGAGATAAGGCATAGGTATTTTCCTTAAGATACATCTCATCCTTTGAGGAGACCGGCACCGATACACCGTCGTCCTCTGTTTCTTCGGAGTACAGGGCATATTTGACCGCAAAAAGGGCATCCACCAGAGGCGTGCTTCCTGTAATGCTGTAAGCGTTGGTGGAGCTTTCGCAGCCCAGCTTTTTAAAGAACGCCGTAAGGTCCGCATTGGCTGTGGACGAAAACAGGGAGACCGTAGGGAAATTCAGCCAGGCTCCGTCATTCTTGGTTTTTCGCGTGACCTTTTCGATCCGGTAAAAGGAGGTGTTGGGCATCAGACTTCCTGCCAGCTCTGAAGAGGCCTCATTATCCTTAACATAATTGGTACGGCTGGTGGTCGTCACGCTGGTGACCGTAGTATTCACGGCAGCTTCCAGAGAAACCACACCAAGGGCTAACAACACCAGCATATTCCGGCTGACTCCCTTCTGGTACAGGCCCACAAGTCCCGCATAAATGGCAAGGAACAAAATGGCCACATAAAATACGGAAAAATGATAAGCCTCATCCGTTATGAGCTTCTGGGCCAGGAGAACAAAAATCACGGAAGCAAAAAAGGCTGTTACAACATGCTTCCAAGGGATCTCATGTAAGTGAATATAGGCCTCATAGCACACCAGCAGCATGAGAAAAACATAAATGAAGGACTGTCTGCACGGCAGGCTGTTTGGATAATGAAATCCATGCCAGATAAAATTCAGAACATTGACAGAAAAGCTGGCAAAGAAAAACAGCAGCATGGAGCACATAACGATCTTTTCCCTCTGCCTGATCTGCCTGCAGCCCAGGTAGAGAAGGAAAAACATGAGAACAGCTACACCGCAGTAGATGTTAGGCCAATGATCCAGCCCGATTTCCGGCTCCACCGCAGGAAGATGTCTGGCAATCATGTCAAATATGGAGAAGTAGGAGCTTATGGTCTGGGGAAAATTAAAATCTCCCGAAGCAGTGGACTGCAGGGCATAAACTTCCGGAAGCAGAACTGCTGCCGAAAGGCCTCCTGCCAGCAAGGAATACAAGGCAAAGAGCCCTGCATTGATCAGGAGTTCCTTCCAGGATTTCCAGCCTTCTAATATAAGAAGAGCAACGAAATAAAATACCATAAAAATACATATCATAATAGATATGTAATAATTAGATAAAATTGATAATCCCAGTGTTATGCAATACAGGAAACACTTCTTTTCCTTTACCAGCTTCTCAAGCCCCAGCATGATGAGAGGGAAAAGAAGGATACAGTCCAGCCACATGATATTCCAGCTGTAAGCCGCCATATATCCGGACAGGGCATAAAAGATGCCAAAAAAGGCGATTCCAAAATCTCTGGTATGATTGTGCCTGCGTAAATACCAGGAAAAGGAAAGACCGCTTAACCCGATCTTAAATACGATCATATAGGTCATAAACTCTATGACATAATTCTTCGGACAAAGAATCACCAGCCAGTTTAAAGGGCTTGCCAGATAATAGGCATAAAGGGCCGCAAAATTCACACCCATACCCACATCCCAGCTGTACAGAAGGCTTCCTCCGTGGGTCAGCTTATAACGGAACTCAGAGAAAAACGGTGCATACTGATGATACATATCGGTCCGCAGAAAGCTTTCCTCGCCAAAGGGAAAAATCCCCCGCTGGGCAAATATGATGACCATGATCACTATTGGCACAAAAAATGCCGCCAAAAGGCCGTCAGAAGGCTTCACCAGGCTGAAGGCTTTTTCTTCGGTCTTTCCCCATGCCCGTTGTTTAAAGTCTTCTTCCTGCCGTATCTCTAATCCATCTTCATATTCGTCTTCTTCCGGTTCTTCACTAAATTCCATGAGATCCGGATCTGGCACAGATTCCATCAACGGCTCCAAATCCCTGTCATAATCCGTCCCGTCATCATACAGCTCCTCCATTCCGTCAACCGGAATATCAAGACGGATTCTGGGCGCGGAAGCCGGATCAAATTCCTGTTTTGTATTTTTTCCCTGGGGACCGTAAGCCTCTTTTTCCTCTTTGTTTCCTGTCTTTAAAGCCTTTTCCCCTGTTGTATTTTCTTTTTCACCTGATGTCATTTGCAGCATATCCTCTAGCTCTTTCGATATCTTTTCAATCTCGTCATCGTGTTCCATTCCATTTACCTCTCTTTACAGGGGTTTTTCCTCTCTCTTCCGGAATATGAAAACCTTACTGAACACATAATTTGCAATCACTACTACCACGGATACCAGTATTTTGCTTACGTATTCATCCATATTGAGCCAGGAAACCATTATCACCATTAGAACTATTTCCATGACGCCTGACGCTGCTCTGCATGCGGTAAACGATACGATCTCCTTTTTGACAACCCTCAGATGCAGGTCATAGCTTTGAAAAACAAAGATTTTATTTACAATAAAGGCAAACAGGACGGAAACCACCCACGCGGCCGCTGTTGCAGCCCGGTAGTCGATGCCTGTCCTTACCATGAACCAATAGACAACCCAGTTTACCAGCGTCGTCAGCACTCCAAATATCAGATAGGAAATGACTTCCCGGCTCATGACCTTGTCCCAGATCTTTCTGATCATAAATTTCCTCTTTCCTGTCCATGCCCTTTGGACATAAAGGTATACCCGGAGGGTGTTTCCTCTTTCTCCTGCAAAATTACATTTCCTCTATTGTATTATAGGGAGAGGAAATTGTAAAGGGATTCTAAGGCTCTGCTGCCAGAAACTCCCTGGCACCCTGGGAATAATAGACCTCCCCATCCTCTGTAATAAACACGCCGTACACCCTGTCTGTAGAAT of the Lacrimispora indolis DSM 755 genome contains:
- a CDS encoding YfhO family protein → MEHDDEIEKISKELEDMLQMTSGEKENTTGEKALKTGNKEEKEAYGPQGKNTKQEFDPASAPRIRLDIPVDGMEELYDDGTDYDRDLEPLMESVPDPDLMEFSEEPEEDEYEDGLEIRQEEDFKQRAWGKTEEKAFSLVKPSDGLLAAFFVPIVIMVIIFAQRGIFPFGEESFLRTDMYHQYAPFFSEFRYKLTHGGSLLYSWDVGMGVNFAALYAYYLASPLNWLVILCPKNYVIEFMTYMIVFKIGLSGLSFSWYLRRHNHTRDFGIAFFGIFYALSGYMAAYSWNIMWLDCILLFPLIMLGLEKLVKEKKCFLYCITLGLSILSNYYISIMICIFMVFYFVALLILEGWKSWKELLINAGLFALYSLLAGGLSAAVLLPEVYALQSTASGDFNFPQTISSYFSIFDMIARHLPAVEPEIGLDHWPNIYCGVAVLMFFLLYLGCRQIRQREKIVMCSMLLFFFASFSVNVLNFIWHGFHYPNSLPCRQSFIYVFLMLLVCYEAYIHLHEIPWKHVVTAFFASVIFVLLAQKLITDEAYHFSVFYVAILFLAIYAGLVGLYQKGVSRNMLVLLALGVVSLEAAVNTTVTSVTTTSRTNYVKDNEASSELAGSLMPNTSFYRIEKVTRKTKNDGAWLNFPTVSLFSSTANADLTAFFKKLGCESSTNAYSITGSTPLVDALFAVKYALYSEETEDDGVSVPVSSKDEMYLKENTYALSLGFMVPYDLENNWQLDRTNPAEVQNDLSVVLGASPVLSEIPSEISGTSFTFTPEADGDYYVYVSNKKVEKVNAQLGERTKSFDNISRGYMLELGYLKAGEEITLKNDDNDQDLVAAAYRFLPEGLESVYNILNKNSMKLTKWTDTQIQGTVEAEKAGLLFLSIPYDKGWTVKVDGKAVEPYKIFDTFLSVHMTAGTHDISLEYMPQGLKTGGIITAGSVVILLALAGISAVKRKKRRPMRVHSTS
- a CDS encoding GtrA family protein, which codes for MIRKIWDKVMSREVISYLIFGVLTTLVNWVVYWFMVRTGIDYRAATAAAWVVSVLFAFIVNKIFVFQSYDLHLRVVKKEIVSFTACRAASGVMEIVLMVIMVSWLNMDEYVSKILVSVVVVIANYVFSKVFIFRKREEKPL